A window from Primulina huaijiensis isolate GDHJ02 chromosome 13, ASM1229523v2, whole genome shotgun sequence encodes these proteins:
- the LOC140991077 gene encoding thioredoxin H1-like, with the protein MATSESEGQVISCHSVEAWNNQLQKGKNSNKLIVVDFTASWCGPCRFIAPFFAELAKKLPHVTFLKVDIDELQSVGSEWKVEAMPTFIFLKEGNELDRIVGAKKEELQQTIAKHINTATA; encoded by the exons ATGGCGACTTCGGAATCTGAAGGACAAGTCATTAGCTGCCATAGCGTTGAGGCATGGAACAATCAGCTTCAGAAAGGGAAGAACTCAAACAAGCTG ATAGTTGTAGATTTTACGGCTTCATGGTGTGGACCATGTCGTTTCATTGCTCCTTTCTTCGCGGAGTTGGCTAAGAAGTTGCCTCATGTTACCTTCCTAAAGGTTGATATCGATGAATTGCAG TCTGTTGGTAGTGAATGGAAGGTAGAGGCGATGCCAACATTCATCTTCCTGAAAGAAGGCAACGAACTGGACAGGATTGTGGGTGCAAAAAAAGAAGAGCTGCAGCAGACTATCGCCAAGCACATTAATACTGCTACTGCCTAG
- the LOC140991076 gene encoding beta-galactosidase 3 produces the protein MTVDSVSKWVFGLCMLVFLGCGLVKCSVTYDRKALVINGQRRILFSGSIHYPRSTPEMWEDLINKAQEGGIDVIESYVFWNVHEPSPGNYNFEGRYDLVRFVKTIQRAGLYAHLRIGPYVCAEWNFGGFPVWLKYVPGISFRTDNEPFKMAMKGFTEKIVNLMKSENLYESQGGPIILSQIENEYGPQARALGAPGHQYMTWAANMAVGLDTGVPWVMCKEDDAPDPVINTCNGFYGDSFSPNRPYKPTIWTEAWSGWFTEFGGPIHQRPVQDLAFAVARFLQKGGSVVNYYMYHGGTNFGRSAGGPFITTSYDYDAPIDEYGLIRQPKYGHLTELHKAVKLCEKALVSADPIQTSLGTLQQAHVYSSESGDCAAFLSNYDPDSAVRVMFNNMHYTLPPWSISILPDCRNVVFNTAKVGIQTTGMEMLSSDAQIFSWETYNEDLLSLDDSSTFSAYGLLEQINVTRDASDYLWYTTSIDVSSSESFLHGGELPTLIVQSTGHALHVFVNGQLSGSAFGTRENRRFTYKGKINLRAGLNKISLLSVAVGLPNVGGHYETWKTGVLGPIALHGLDQGKKDLTWAKWTYQVGLKGEAMNLVSPNSISSVEWIQGSLIAQQQQPLTWHKAYFNAPNGDEPLALDMGSMGKGQLWVNGQSLGRYWTAYATGNCNGCNYAGTYRPFKCQLGCGQPTQRWYHLPRSWLKPTQNLLVLFEELGGNPMRISLAKRSVTSVCADVSEYHPNIKNWQIESYGKIQEFHRPKVHLHCGPGKSISSIKFASFGTPLGKCGSFQQGTCHAPTSYSTLEKRCIGQQRCSVTISNSNFGQDPCPNVLKRLSVEAICAPSN, from the exons ATGACAGTTGACTCAGTTTCGAAGTGGGTTTTTGGACTGTGCATGTTGGTGTTTCTTGGATGCGGACTGGTGAAATGTAGTGTGACTTATGATAGAAAGGCCCTTGTAATTAATGGGCAAAGAAGAATTCTCTTTTCTGGTTCCATACATTACCCCAGAAGCACCCCTGAG ATGTGGGAAGATCTGATAAACAAGGCTCAAGAAGGCGGTATAGATGTGATTGAAAGCTATGTATTTTGGAACGTCCATGAGCCTTCTCCTGGCAAT TATAATTTTGAGGGGAGATATGATTTGGTGAGGTTTGTTAAAACCATTCAGCGAGCAGGGCTATATGCTCATCTTCGCATTGGACCATATGTTTGCGCAGAGTGGAATTTTGg TGGATTTCCAGTTTGGCTCAAATATGTACCAGGGATCAGCTTCCGGACAGATAATGAGCCATTTAAG ATGGCTATGAAAGGGTTCACTGAGAAAATTGTGAATTTGATGAAGAGTGAAAATCTGTATGAATCTCAGGGTGGCCCCATTATACTCTCCCAG attgagaatgaatatggaCCACAAGCAAGAGCACTTGGTGCACCAGGCCATCAATATATGACTTGGGCTGCAAACATGGCCGTTGGATTGGATACCGGAGTTCCATGGGTTATGTGCAAGGAAGATGATGCCCCTGATCCCGTG ATCAATACATGCAATGGTTTCTATGGTGATTCTTTCTCCCCGAACCGACCATACAAACCCACGATTTGGACTGAGGCTTGGAGTGGCTG GTTTACAGAATTTGGTGGTCCAATTCACCAAAGGCCAGTTCAGGATTTGGCATTTGCTGTGGCTAGATTCCTACAAAAGGGTGGCTCCGTTGTTAACTACTACATG TATCATGGTGGTACCAACTTCGGTCGTTCTGCTGGAGGACCATTCATCACTACGAGCTATGATTATGATGCTCCAATCGACGAATATG GTTTGATCCGACAACCTAAATATGGTCATTTGACAGAGCTGCACAAGGCTGTTAAACTTTGTGAGAAAGCTCTAGTTTCAGCTGATCCTATCCAGACTTCTTTAGGAACCCTTCAACAG GCTCATGTGTACTCTTCAGAATCAGGAGATTGTGCAGCTTTCCTTTCGAATTACGATCCTGATTCTGCAGTGAGAGTGATGTTCAATAACATGCATTATACCCTACCTCCTTGGTCGATAAGCATTCTTCCAGATTGCAGGAATGTTGTCTTCAACACAGCCAAA GTTGGAATACAAACAACAGGGATGGAAATGCTTTCAAGTGACGCTCAGATATTCTCGTGGGAAACTTATAATGAAGATTTGCTTTCTTTGGATGATAGCTCAACATTTTCAGCTTATGGCCTTTTGGAGCAGATAAATGTCACTAGAGATGCTAGTGATTATCTTTGGTACACAACTAG TATTGATGTAAGTTCATCAGAGTCTTTCCTCCATGGTGGGGAGCTTCCGACTCTTATTGTTCAGTCAACAGGTCACGCGTTGCATGTATTTGTAAATGGACAGCTTTCTG GTTCTGCTTTTGGGACAAGGGAAAACAGGAGATTTACATATAAGGGAAAAATCAACCTACGTGCTGGATTGAACAAGATTTCGCTCCTAAGTGTGGCTGTTGGTCTGCCG AATGTCGGTGGGCATTACGAGACATGGAAAACTGGGGTGTTGGGTCCAATTGCATTGCATGGACTCGATCAAGGAAAGAAGGATTTGACATGGGCTAAATGGACCTACCAg GTTGGGCTTAAGGGAGAAGCCATGAATCTTGTGTCTCCAAATAGTATATCTTCAGTCGAATGGATTCAAGGTTCACTAATTGCACAGCAGCAGCAGCCTTTGACATGGCATAAG GCTTATTTTAATGCACCCAATGGAGATGAGCCACTGGCTCTGGACATGGGTAGCATGGGAAAAGGCCAATTGTGGGTTAATGGTCAGAGCCTCGGACGATACTGGACTGCATACGCCACTGGAAATTGCAATGGTTGTAATTATGCGGGGACTTATCGCCCTTTTAAGTGTCAACTTGGGTGTGGCCAACCAACTCAAAGATG GTACCATTTACCACGGTCTTGGTTAAAACCAACCCAGAATTTGTTGGTGCTTTTTGAAGAGCTTGGAGGTAATCCCATGAGAATCAGTCTTGCAAAGAGATCAGTAACCTCAGTGTGTGCAGATGTTTCTGAGTATCACCCAAATATTAAGAACTGGCAGATTGAAAGTTATGGAAAGATTCAAGAGTTTCACAGGCCTAAAGTTCATCTCCATTGTGGTCCTGGAAAGTCCATATCTTCCATCAAATTTGCAAGCTTTGGAACTCCTCTCGGGAAGTGTGGGAGCTTCCAGCAAGGAACCTGCCATGCTCCAACTTCATATTCCACATTAGAGAAG AGGTGCATCGGGCAACAGAGGTGTTCAGTGACAATATCAAACAGTAACTTTGGGCAAGACCCATGTCCAAATGTACTAAAGAGGTTGTCAGTTGAAGCGATATGCGCCCCTTCAAATTGA